From a single Oreochromis niloticus isolate F11D_XX linkage group LG3, O_niloticus_UMD_NMBU, whole genome shotgun sequence genomic region:
- the LOC102083100 gene encoding prostasin isoform X2, whose protein sequence is MALQQFVCCFTVVIISLCKGCHSEQPACGSRAVKSSNITGGQDATPGSWPWYAEVNSLFGGSLITDQWVLTTASITLFDFSSIEVYLGRHSRSASNPNEVNRTVINVTCHPEFNSSTHENNICLLKLSAPVNFTDYIQPICLASENSTFDNETSSWVIGFGDDGTLQLGNESNTLQEVRIKIVENFKCKFIYEDYFRIAVVTENEICAGFEAGGIDPCQFDIGGPLMTKKESVWVQNGLLGYTLCGILGRPSVFTRVSQYHKWISDTVTGTPPGFVPVTTPGSSTSPTTKLTTLPTTSRNM, encoded by the exons CATGTGGCAGCAGGGCtgtgaagagcagcaacatcaCAGGAGGTCAGGATGCAACACCAGGAAGTTGGCCCTGGTACGCTGAAGTAAACTCTCTTTTTGGAGGGTCTCTAATCACCGACCAGTGGGTGCTGACAACTGCATCCATCACACTATT tgatttcagcagcatagaggtCTATCTGGGCCGCCACAGCAGGTCAGCTTCAAACCCAAATGAAGTAAATCGGACAGTGATCAATGTCACCTGCCATCCTGAATTCAACTCGTCGACTCATGAGAACAACATTTGTCTTCTGAAGCTGTCGGCTCCTGTGAATTTCACAGACTACATTCAGCCGATCTGCTTAGCCTCAGAAAACAGCACGTTTGACAATGAGACCAGCAGCTGGGTCATTGGTTTTGGTGACGATGGTACCCTCCAATTAGGTAATGAGTCCAACACCCTGCAAGaggtaagaataaaaatagtGGAAAACTTTAAGTGCAAATTCATCTATGAAGACTACTTTAGGATCGCCGTTGTGACAGAGAACGAGATCTGTGCTGGATTCGAGGCTGGAGGCATTGATCCATGTCAG TTTGACATAGGGGGACCGCTCATGACCAAAAAAGAGTCAGTCTGGGTCCAGAATGGACTTCTCGGTTATACCTTATGTGGTATTTTGGGAAGACCTTCAGTGTTCACTCGTGTATCCCAGTACCACAAATGGATCAGCGACACAGTCACAGGGACTCCACCAGGCTTTGTTCCTGTCACCACCCCAGGCAGTTCAACATCTCCAACCACTAAACTCACCACTCTCCCTACAACTTCCCGCAATATGTGA
- the LOC102083100 gene encoding serine protease 27 isoform X1 — MALQPFVCCFFVVIIFFCKGCHSEQPACGSRAVKSSNITGGQDATPGSWPWYAEVNSLFGGSLITDQWVLTTASITLFDFSSIEVYLGRHSRSASNPNEVNRTVINVTCHPEFNSSTHENNICLLKLSAPVNFTDYIQPICLASENSTFDNETSSWVIGFGDDGTLQLGNESNTLQEVRIKIVENFKCKFIYEDYFRIAVVTENEICAGFEAGGIDPCQFDIGGPLMTKKESVWVQNGLLGYTLCGILGRPSVFTRVSQYHKWISDTVTGTPPGFVPVTTPGSSTSPTTKLTTLPTTSRNM, encoded by the exons gttGTCATTCAGAGCAGCCTG CATGTGGCAGCAGGGCtgtgaagagcagcaacatcaCAGGAGGTCAGGATGCAACACCAGGAAGTTGGCCCTGGTACGCTGAAGTAAACTCTCTTTTTGGAGGGTCTCTAATCACCGACCAGTGGGTGCTGACAACTGCATCCATCACACTATT tgatttcagcagcatagaggtCTATCTGGGCCGCCACAGCAGGTCAGCTTCAAACCCAAATGAAGTAAATCGGACAGTGATCAATGTCACCTGCCATCCTGAATTCAACTCGTCGACTCATGAGAACAACATTTGTCTTCTGAAGCTGTCGGCTCCTGTGAATTTCACAGACTACATTCAGCCGATCTGCTTAGCCTCAGAAAACAGCACGTTTGACAATGAGACCAGCAGCTGGGTCATTGGTTTTGGTGACGATGGTACCCTCCAATTAGGTAATGAGTCCAACACCCTGCAAGaggtaagaataaaaatagtGGAAAACTTTAAGTGCAAATTCATCTATGAAGACTACTTTAGGATCGCCGTTGTGACAGAGAACGAGATCTGTGCTGGATTCGAGGCTGGAGGCATTGATCCATGTCAG TTTGACATAGGGGGACCGCTCATGACCAAAAAAGAGTCAGTCTGGGTCCAGAATGGACTTCTCGGTTATACCTTATGTGGTATTTTGGGAAGACCTTCAGTGTTCACTCGTGTATCCCAGTACCACAAATGGATCAGCGACACAGTCACAGGGACTCCACCAGGCTTTGTTCCTGTCACCACCCCAGGCAGTTCAACATCTCCAACCACTAAACTCACCACTCTCCCTACAACTTCCCGCAATATGTGA